The genomic region GTACGGGCCCGGTATGCCCCTCGAGATTAGTTCGGATTCCAGCAACCCGATGACCAAATACTATGTTACTTTTGTCGGTCGAAATGCTAAAAGAGTCTTGGAGACGGCTGGCTTTGGTCCAAGTGGTTTACGACAAGTGCGATCGCTGCACGAAGTGCAGGATATCTTTGAGATGCTGCAGGTGAATGGCTTGGCGCACTCACATTTTAGCCAGCAACTATGTGGCTCGATTGTTCAGACGTTAGCCTACAAAATAGCAGAACAAGCCCTCCCCGCGGACGCCAGATATTCGCGAGCACTGTTTTCCTATCTTGATGTTCGCGAAGCCATCGATAAGCACTTTTTGGAGATGAATACTGTTGAAGATGTCGCGGCACACTGCCATAAAACGCCGCATTATATTTGTACGCTCTTTAAGCGTTTCGACCACGTGACGCCATATCAGTATCTGAATCGAGTTCGGATGCAATACGCAGCTAATTTGCTGAGTGAGCCCGGGGTATTAGTGAAGCAGGTAGCGCGGCGACTTGGTTTTACGGATCAATTTCAATTTTCTAGGGCATTTAAGCGGGTATTCGGGGTTCCTCCTTTAGAATTTCAACAGCAGCACGCCGCCAAGTGATCGACATGAAGGAACCACCATTCGAGGGATAAGTGCGCTCGCGGATTTTGCAAATCATCGTGCTGTGTGACACTGCAGGCATGACATGGCAAGCTTAGTACGTTTCTTAAAACGTAAGTAAGTCTTCGGGTCTGACGCATTCAAGCACCTGCCCCCCGACTTTTCTTCCACAAAAACCTGTTATATGATGTGACTCTCGAGCAGGAGATGCACCAATGAATATCATGGGATCGGGGAGTTACCAAACTCCAGACTCCGATTAGCGATTTGTGAATGTCAAACCATCCATTCTTGGATTACAGCCTACCTTTGGCTTTGGCGACCGGCTGGGAGTCGCGACGCCAGGACATGTTAAGGCGTT from Pirellulales bacterium harbors:
- a CDS encoding helix-turn-helix transcriptional regulator: YGPGMPLEISSDSSNPMTKYYVTFVGRNAKRVLETAGFGPSGLRQVRSLHEVQDIFEMLQVNGLAHSHFSQQLCGSIVQTLAYKIAEQALPADARYSRALFSYLDVREAIDKHFLEMNTVEDVAAHCHKTPHYICTLFKRFDHVTPYQYLNRVRMQYAANLLSEPGVLVKQVARRLGFTDQFQFSRAFKRVFGVPPLEFQQQHAAK